In one Thermococcus sp. 2319x1 genomic region, the following are encoded:
- the deoC gene encoding deoxyribose-phosphate aldolase → MDIAKYIDHTNLKPYATREDIIKLCEEAKRYGFYAVCVNPYRVKLAKEQLKGTEIKVASVIGFPLGATPTEVKVFEAKKALEDGADELDMVINIGALKDKDYEYVKNDIAEVVKVAHEKGAIVKVIIETCYLTDEEKEIACKLAMEAGADFVKTSTGFGTGGATVEDVKLMRRVVGDKLGVKAAGGVRTYEQALAMIEAGANRIGTSSGVKIVEGAKNE, encoded by the coding sequence ATGGATATTGCCAAGTACATAGACCACACAAACTTAAAGCCCTACGCCACCAGGGAGGACATAATAAAGCTCTGTGAGGAGGCAAAGAGATACGGCTTCTATGCCGTCTGTGTAAATCCATACAGGGTAAAGCTTGCAAAGGAACAGCTTAAGGGTACAGAGATTAAGGTTGCAAGTGTGATTGGATTTCCTCTTGGGGCAACGCCGACGGAAGTGAAGGTTTTTGAGGCAAAGAAAGCCCTTGAGGATGGGGCAGATGAGCTTGATATGGTCATTAACATCGGTGCATTGAAGGATAAGGATTACGAGTACGTTAAAAATGACATAGCAGAGGTTGTAAAGGTTGCCCACGAAAAGGGGGCGATAGTGAAGGTCATAATTGAAACTTGCTACCTCACTGACGAAGAAAAAGAGATAGCATGTAAGCTCGCCATGGAGGCTGGGGCTGATTTCGTCAAAACCTCAACGGGATTTGGAACTGGAGGAGCAACTGTTGAAGATGTCAAGTTAATGCGCAGGGTTGTTGGGGATAAGCTTGGAGTGAAAGCCGCTGGAGGGGTAAGAACCTACGAGCAGGCTTTGGCAATGATAGAGGCTGGGGCTAACAGAATAGGCACATCGAGCGGTGTGAAAATCGTGGAAGGGGCTAAAAATGAGTGA
- a CDS encoding 1,4-alpha-glucan branching protein has product MVRGYFTFVLHTHIPYVRKHGKWPFGEEWIFEAISETYIPLLMEFERLRKKGVKFQLVIGVTPILAEQLADEYMKAEFEKYMERKLNAMREDLKKFENDEKLRNAVKYMLKYFEEVFEYWKSINGDILGVLKQLQDEGYIEIITSGATHGYLPLLERDEAIEGQIVNGILTYEKYFGRKPRGIWLPECAYRPEGLWQSPSTGEVLWRKGIEKFLEKYGLEFFFVESHLIDEGPASFGYGKILPAKTKKSTLRPYFIKGTNIAVFARNRETGLQVWSADIGYPGDFWYREFHKKAEKSGGQYWRVTSKEVDLGGKEPYVPEKALERVEEHARHFVSLVKSLLEEYEKEYGEKGIVVAPYDTELFGHWWFEGVKWLGRVLELMEEEGIESTTISRFLENYQGERYEIELPEGSWGMYGSHYTWWNPEVEWMWEHIHLAERRMLALASKYLHEDEFGDRVLEQLGRELLLIESSDWPFLITTGQAKEYGKKRLLEHTNYFHRLANALEEYFKGREFKERGFLKEVEEIDNPFHPINIEVYVSEEPPSVPDYIEPPEIPLEEEEKGKSISVASAQNFEEKWESSKARRQLELEEITREEKEFEEKLLAIKGIGPKTVEKLKRAGIKSIEDLKNADLVKLAKETRIPKKRLEKALKCLG; this is encoded by the coding sequence ATGGTCAGAGGATATTTTACGTTTGTGCTACACACCCATATTCCCTATGTAAGGAAACATGGCAAATGGCCCTTTGGCGAGGAGTGGATCTTTGAGGCTATCTCTGAGACTTACATACCTCTTTTGATGGAGTTTGAGAGGCTCAGGAAAAAAGGGGTAAAGTTTCAGCTGGTAATAGGTGTCACCCCCATTTTAGCGGAGCAGCTTGCAGATGAATACATGAAAGCTGAATTTGAGAAATACATGGAGAGGAAGCTCAACGCTATGCGTGAGGATTTGAAAAAGTTTGAAAACGATGAGAAGCTGAGAAATGCAGTCAAATACATGCTCAAGTATTTTGAAGAAGTCTTTGAATACTGGAAGAGCATAAACGGAGACATACTTGGGGTTCTCAAGCAGTTGCAAGACGAAGGATACATAGAGATAATAACATCCGGGGCTACCCACGGCTATCTACCCCTTTTAGAGAGGGATGAAGCAATTGAAGGACAGATTGTCAATGGAATTCTAACTTACGAAAAATATTTTGGGAGGAAACCAAGAGGCATATGGCTTCCGGAGTGTGCTTACAGACCAGAGGGGCTTTGGCAAAGCCCGAGTACCGGAGAAGTGTTATGGAGGAAAGGCATTGAAAAGTTCTTAGAAAAGTACGGATTAGAGTTTTTCTTTGTTGAAAGCCACCTGATAGATGAAGGTCCCGCAAGCTTCGGCTATGGGAAAATCCTCCCTGCAAAGACCAAGAAGTCCACACTGAGACCTTACTTCATAAAGGGAACGAACATAGCTGTGTTCGCAAGGAACAGGGAAACCGGGCTCCAAGTTTGGAGTGCGGACATAGGGTATCCGGGGGATTTCTGGTATAGGGAGTTCCACAAAAAAGCAGAAAAGAGTGGAGGTCAGTACTGGAGGGTTACATCCAAAGAAGTCGACCTTGGGGGGAAAGAACCCTACGTTCCAGAAAAGGCTTTAGAAAGGGTCGAGGAACATGCAAGACACTTTGTAAGCTTAGTTAAGTCTCTCCTGGAAGAATATGAAAAGGAATACGGGGAAAAGGGTATAGTTGTTGCGCCTTACGATACGGAACTCTTCGGCCACTGGTGGTTTGAGGGTGTTAAATGGCTCGGAAGGGTACTGGAACTTATGGAAGAAGAGGGCATAGAGAGCACAACGATATCAAGGTTCCTTGAGAACTATCAGGGGGAGAGGTATGAGATAGAGCTTCCAGAGGGTTCATGGGGAATGTACGGGAGTCATTACACATGGTGGAATCCAGAAGTGGAGTGGATGTGGGAGCATATACATCTTGCAGAGAGAAGGATGCTCGCCCTTGCAAGTAAATACCTCCATGAGGATGAATTTGGGGATAGAGTTTTAGAACAGCTTGGAAGAGAGCTTTTGCTTATTGAGAGCAGTGATTGGCCCTTCCTCATAACCACGGGTCAAGCAAAGGAATATGGCAAAAAACGTCTTTTGGAGCACACAAATTACTTCCACCGCTTGGCAAACGCCCTGGAAGAGTACTTCAAAGGCAGAGAATTTAAAGAAAGGGGATTCTTAAAAGAGGTGGAGGAGATTGACAATCCATTTCACCCAATAAACATCGAGGTTTACGTGAGTGAAGAGCCTCCGAGTGTTCCCGATTACATTGAACCACCAGAAATTCCCTTAGAGGAAGAAGAGAAAGGAAAAAGCATAAGTGTTGCAAGTGCCCAGAACTTTGAGGAAAAGTGGGAGAGCAGTAAAGCCAGACGTCAGCTTGAGCTTGAGGAGATAACGAGAGAAGAGAAGGAGTTTGAGGAGAAGCTTCTGGCTATAAAGGGTATAGGGCCAAAGACAGTTGAGAAACTAAAGAGAGCTGGAATTAAAAGCATTGAAGACCTTAAAAATGCCGATTTAGTGAAACTGGCAAAAGAAACAAGAATTCCAAAGAAGAGACTTGAAAAGGCTTTGAAGTGCCTTGGTTAG
- the cutA gene encoding divalent-cation tolerance protein CutA, with product MILVYTTFPDWESAERITKELLERKLIACANLREHKAFYWWQGKIEEDNEVGALLKTKVDLWSELKEALRELHPYSVPAIIRIDVDHVNKEYLYWLLEVTK from the coding sequence ATGATACTTGTCTATACAACGTTTCCTGACTGGGAAAGTGCTGAAAGGATAACAAAAGAGCTGCTGGAGAGAAAACTAATTGCCTGCGCCAATTTGAGGGAACACAAAGCTTTCTACTGGTGGCAGGGAAAGATTGAAGAGGACAACGAAGTTGGGGCATTGCTAAAGACAAAAGTTGACCTCTGGAGCGAGCTCAAAGAAGCTCTAAGAGAACTGCATCCCTATTCTGTGCCGGCAATAATAAGGATAGATGTGGACCACGTTAATAAGGAATATCTATACTGGCTTTTAGAGGTAACAAAATGA
- a CDS encoding family 4B encapsulin nanocompartment shell protein: MSETLELLRTVIKEIREDGFEPKVAFVGPKFAEKAAKELEALGLNVYVIKELNCDAIIADPRFLGHLRKASRRISLEPLRKEREMWEEIREIGEL, translated from the coding sequence ATGAGTGAAACCTTGGAGCTCTTAAGGACTGTAATAAAAGAGATTCGAGAAGATGGGTTTGAACCAAAAGTTGCATTTGTGGGCCCGAAGTTTGCTGAAAAAGCCGCAAAAGAATTGGAAGCTCTTGGATTGAATGTTTATGTAATAAAAGAGCTTAATTGCGACGCAATAATTGCCGACCCAAGATTCCTCGGGCATCTCCGAAAAGCCTCACGCAGAATATCGCTCGAGCCCTTAAGGAAAGAAAGGGAGATGTGGGAAGAGATAAGGGAAATTGGAGAACTCTAA
- a CDS encoding calcium/sodium antiporter, which yields MAAEYIVTFGAFALGLLMLVKGSDIFVEAATRVAKGFGVSEFIIALVLASIATTLPEVTTSAIAAYQGLSDIALGNAIGSALANIALILGLSALIMPLDVDEIAWKNALFMIGVTFYAWILMRDLVISRIEGLTLILIYLGFLYYLYKKHVTLEEVKEGRGNPKRDVVILFASGLVVVFGARLVVESAVKIATALGIPEVVIGLTLVSVGTSLPEMANSLTATLKKIPNISVGNIVGANILDILMVIGIAALIRPIKVDYSIYSFTTPLTLFVMVVLTVSLKLNNRVGRKTSVVLLALYAYFLYANFT from the coding sequence ATGGCGGCAGAGTATATTGTAACCTTTGGAGCCTTTGCCCTGGGACTGCTAATGCTGGTCAAGGGAAGCGACATATTTGTGGAAGCGGCTACAAGGGTTGCAAAGGGATTTGGAGTTAGCGAGTTCATAATCGCTTTGGTATTGGCCAGCATCGCCACAACTCTGCCGGAGGTCACGACTTCCGCGATAGCTGCGTATCAAGGGCTCAGCGACATAGCCCTCGGAAACGCCATAGGGAGTGCCTTAGCAAACATAGCCCTTATTTTGGGACTCTCTGCTCTCATCATGCCCCTCGATGTTGATGAAATAGCCTGGAAGAACGCCCTTTTTATGATTGGTGTGACATTTTACGCGTGGATTTTGATGAGGGATCTCGTAATTTCCAGGATTGAGGGGTTAACGCTGATCCTGATATATCTGGGATTCCTCTATTACCTATATAAGAAGCATGTGACGCTGGAAGAAGTTAAAGAGGGCAGAGGAAATCCCAAGAGAGATGTTGTAATTTTGTTTGCAAGCGGACTTGTGGTTGTTTTCGGGGCTAGGCTTGTTGTTGAAAGCGCTGTAAAAATAGCGACAGCCCTTGGAATTCCAGAAGTGGTCATAGGTCTTACGTTGGTCTCAGTTGGCACCTCCCTTCCGGAGATGGCAAACTCGTTAACCGCCACACTGAAAAAAATCCCCAATATAAGTGTTGGCAACATTGTTGGAGCGAACATACTGGACATCCTGATGGTCATTGGCATCGCGGCTTTAATAAGGCCGATAAAAGTGGATTACAGCATATATTCCTTCACAACCCCTCTAACGTTGTTTGTAATGGTAGTACTGACAGTATCTCTAAAGCTGAACAACAGGGTTGGAAGGAAAACAAGCGTAGTCCTCTTAGCTTTGTATGCTTATTTCCTCTACGCTAATTTTACATAA
- the trxB gene encoding thioredoxin-disulfide reductase, which produces MFSLGGLSQTVDETKTWDVLIIGAGPAGFTAAIYAARYGLETLIISKDIGGNVALTDLIENYPGFPDGISGAELASRMHEQVKKLGVPIIFDEVERIDPAECTYYEGPCKFHVKTKNGKIYKARTVIIAVGAEPRKLRVPGEDKFYGRGVSYCATCDGPLFKGKDVIVVGGGNTALQEALYLKEIGVNVTLVHRREQFRADKILQDRFKKAGIPAILNTVVVEIKGNQKVESVVLKNVKTGEVFEKKVDGVFVFIGYEPKTDFVKHLGITDEQGYIPVDMHMRTKVKGLFAAGDITNVFKQIAVAVGQGAIAANSAKELLEEWKTQVNEE; this is translated from the coding sequence ATGTTCAGCTTAGGGGGACTTTCACAGACAGTTGATGAAACAAAAACGTGGGATGTTCTGATAATAGGAGCGGGCCCAGCAGGTTTCACTGCGGCAATATATGCGGCACGCTATGGGCTGGAGACCCTTATAATCTCAAAGGACATAGGTGGAAACGTTGCCCTTACAGACCTCATTGAAAATTACCCCGGATTTCCCGATGGGATAAGCGGTGCAGAGCTTGCCAGCAGAATGCATGAGCAAGTAAAAAAGCTTGGAGTGCCGATAATTTTTGATGAAGTTGAGAGAATAGACCCCGCTGAGTGTACCTATTATGAAGGCCCATGCAAGTTCCATGTAAAGACAAAAAATGGGAAGATTTACAAGGCTAGAACCGTTATAATAGCCGTTGGAGCGGAGCCTAGGAAGCTTAGAGTTCCCGGAGAGGATAAATTCTATGGACGGGGAGTTAGTTACTGTGCAACATGTGACGGGCCTTTATTCAAGGGGAAAGATGTGATAGTTGTTGGAGGAGGGAATACAGCGCTACAGGAGGCTTTGTATCTGAAGGAGATAGGGGTTAACGTTACCCTTGTTCACAGAAGGGAGCAGTTTAGAGCGGATAAGATACTTCAGGACAGGTTCAAGAAGGCCGGGATTCCAGCAATTTTAAACACGGTTGTGGTTGAGATAAAGGGCAATCAAAAGGTCGAAAGTGTAGTGCTGAAAAATGTAAAAACCGGTGAAGTATTTGAAAAGAAGGTCGATGGCGTGTTTGTTTTCATAGGCTACGAGCCTAAGACGGATTTCGTTAAGCACCTCGGCATTACCGATGAACAAGGCTACATTCCCGTTGACATGCACATGAGAACAAAAGTAAAGGGACTCTTTGCCGCTGGGGACATAACAAACGTCTTTAAGCAGATAGCAGTGGCCGTTGGGCAGGGGGCTATAGCGGCTAACTCAGCAAAGGAGCTTTTGGAAGAGTGGAAAACTCAAGTGAATGAAGAGTGA
- the queC gene encoding 7-cyano-7-deazaguanine synthase QueC yields the protein MKRAVVLFSGGLDSTACLYWAEKNYDEVIMLTINYGSNEEKVTNKVAEFFSKELNVPLKVIKLEFLEEFSKLRGTTLVGGETPKVTAKDLESMEIAQETAKSVWVPARNVVLISVAASLLDALGGGDIIVGFNAEEGATFPDNTPAFVEKTNEMLKYGTMAEVKVVAPLINLDKKDIAKLLKEFNAKYEYSNSCYMPQGFTEDGKPIHCGECESCVRRHRGLIEAIGEDKTVYKVKPEV from the coding sequence ATGAAAAGAGCAGTTGTTTTGTTTAGCGGTGGGCTTGACAGTACGGCTTGCTTATACTGGGCAGAGAAAAATTATGATGAAGTTATCATGCTAACCATAAACTACGGCAGCAATGAGGAGAAGGTAACCAATAAAGTAGCGGAGTTTTTTTCAAAAGAGCTCAATGTTCCGCTGAAAGTCATCAAACTTGAGTTTTTGGAGGAATTCTCCAAGCTTAGAGGAACAACTTTAGTTGGAGGGGAAACTCCAAAAGTTACTGCAAAAGATTTAGAAAGCATGGAAATTGCTCAAGAAACGGCAAAGAGCGTTTGGGTTCCAGCAAGGAATGTAGTGCTAATATCTGTTGCCGCTTCACTTTTGGATGCCCTTGGAGGAGGAGATATTATAGTGGGCTTTAATGCCGAGGAAGGTGCCACTTTTCCCGACAATACCCCCGCATTTGTGGAGAAAACGAACGAGATGCTAAAATATGGAACCATGGCGGAGGTAAAAGTGGTCGCTCCCCTCATAAATCTGGATAAAAAGGACATAGCAAAGCTGTTGAAAGAGTTCAATGCAAAATACGAGTATTCCAATTCATGCTACATGCCCCAGGGTTTTACGGAAGATGGGAAGCCCATTCACTGTGGCGAATGCGAGAGCTGTGTTAGGAGGCATAGGGGGCTCATTGAAGCCATCGGAGAAGACAAAACCGTCTATAAGGTCAAGCCTGAGGTATAA
- a CDS encoding acylphosphatase yields MEIVRAHIRIYGRVQGVGFRWSMQREAKKLGVNGWVRNLPDGSVEAVIEGERERVETLIGWAHQGPPWARVTRVEVEWEEPRGEKGFRVVG; encoded by the coding sequence ATGGAGATAGTGAGGGCACATATAAGGATATACGGCCGGGTACAGGGAGTAGGATTTAGATGGAGCATGCAAAGAGAAGCGAAAAAACTCGGTGTTAACGGATGGGTAAGGAACCTCCCAGATGGCAGCGTAGAGGCTGTAATTGAGGGAGAAAGGGAGAGGGTCGAGACATTAATAGGGTGGGCGCATCAGGGGCCACCTTGGGCAAGGGTTACAAGGGTAGAGGTGGAATGGGAAGAACCAAGGGGTGAGAAAGGATTTAGAGTGGTGGGTTAA
- a CDS encoding metal-dependent hydrolase, translating to MNYEGHVLSGILTYPLAVLLASFLKYYANLPFELTTISMIVGYGVYVLGSDLPDLDHPEALIHRGVKPIVAVIVGGAVFVKGRNLVSVGNEVGDPALGWLIACLLAFGSWYAFSALMPKHRGIVHSLAFALLYGAVIFASFEYGLGFKFGEALFIAFAAFLGYSLHLIIDREIKLI from the coding sequence GTGAACTACGAAGGGCACGTGCTTAGCGGTATCTTAACCTATCCTCTTGCTGTCCTCCTTGCATCTTTTTTGAAGTACTATGCAAACCTCCCCTTTGAGCTAACTACCATCTCTATGATAGTGGGATATGGGGTTTACGTTTTAGGCTCTGACCTGCCCGACCTTGATCACCCGGAAGCGCTTATACACAGAGGAGTGAAGCCAATAGTTGCCGTAATCGTCGGTGGTGCGGTTTTTGTTAAAGGGAGAAACCTTGTGTCAGTTGGAAACGAAGTAGGTGATCCAGCCCTTGGGTGGCTTATAGCCTGTTTGCTTGCCTTTGGCTCTTGGTATGCCTTTTCAGCCCTAATGCCAAAGCATAGGGGGATTGTTCATTCTCTGGCATTTGCACTTCTATATGGAGCCGTGATTTTTGCCTCCTTTGAGTACGGCCTTGGATTTAAATTTGGAGAAGCGTTGTTTATTGCCTTTGCTGCCTTTTTGGGGTATTCTCTCCATCTAATAATTGATAGGGAGATAAAGCTGATTTAG
- a CDS encoding ECF transporter S component produces MATEALAPYGKWVLTAVAVLYFVYLFVLKKKVFEVAVGVALSGIMAALVAVVTMLIQVPTPLTKGYINVGDSMVMLVAVLFGPTIGAFAGGFGSAMADLITGYAHWAPFTLVIKGVEGFVVGYLTSKKDDFTTILLATILGGALMVLGYFFVEVYFYGWGGAIAMVPGNTLQAVTGIVVGGGVGHVIKRRVKDMLVSLQI; encoded by the coding sequence ATGGCCACGGAAGCACTTGCACCTTACGGTAAGTGGGTGTTAACGGCCGTTGCCGTTCTTTACTTTGTTTACCTCTTCGTGCTCAAGAAGAAAGTCTTTGAAGTCGCGGTTGGGGTAGCTTTATCCGGCATAATGGCGGCTTTAGTGGCTGTGGTAACGATGCTAATCCAAGTTCCAACGCCCTTAACGAAAGGATACATCAACGTTGGGGACAGCATGGTAATGCTTGTGGCAGTTCTCTTTGGCCCCACAATAGGGGCATTCGCCGGGGGATTTGGTTCCGCGATGGCAGATTTAATTACCGGCTACGCACACTGGGCACCTTTCACTTTGGTTATAAAAGGAGTAGAGGGATTCGTTGTTGGATACCTAACTTCAAAGAAAGACGACTTTACAACAATCCTCTTAGCTACAATCCTTGGTGGAGCCCTGATGGTTCTAGGATACTTCTTCGTTGAGGTCTACTTTTACGGATGGGGAGGGGCCATAGCAATGGTTCCGGGGAATACCCTCCAAGCTGTCACCGGAATTGTTGTAGGCGGTGGAGTGGGGCATGTGATAAAAAGAAGGGTCAAGGACATGCTTGTATCACTTCAGATTTAG
- a CDS encoding DUF99 family protein: MIRKVKPQIRVIGFDDGTFSFKSKLRKGRTILVGVVMRGPQDVVGVVTRWIEIDGKDSTEKMIDAVNNSRFKDLRVIMLKGITYAGFNVVDVERLSKETRLPVITVIRKKPDLRAMEDALRKHFVDADERIALLRKAGEIRELIRGKVFYQAYGIPPQQAEEIIKLTQKSSLIPEPLRLAHMIASAVITGESKKE, from the coding sequence ATGATCCGGAAAGTAAAGCCCCAGATAAGGGTTATCGGCTTCGATGACGGTACTTTTTCTTTTAAATCTAAGCTCAGAAAAGGTCGCACTATTTTAGTCGGGGTTGTCATGAGGGGTCCTCAAGATGTTGTGGGAGTAGTCACAAGGTGGATTGAAATCGATGGTAAAGATTCGACCGAAAAAATGATTGATGCGGTAAACAATTCCAGATTTAAGGACCTGAGGGTTATAATGCTCAAGGGAATAACTTATGCGGGCTTTAACGTCGTTGACGTGGAAAGATTAAGCAAAGAAACCAGATTGCCCGTGATAACAGTGATAAGGAAAAAGCCCGATTTAAGGGCCATGGAAGATGCTTTGAGAAAGCACTTTGTAGATGCCGATGAGAGAATTGCGCTTCTTAGAAAAGCCGGGGAAATAAGGGAGCTGATTCGAGGGAAAGTATTCTATCAAGCTTATGGAATTCCCCCTCAGCAGGCAGAGGAAATAATAAAACTAACCCAAAAGAGCTCTCTCATACCTGAACCTTTAAGATTGGCTCATATGATAGCCTCCGCCGTAATTACCGGAGAGTCTAAGAAGGAATAG
- a CDS encoding THUMP domain-containing protein, with protein sequence MATLLVTVPGGREGDAALELEWALGDARVRRTKWRGVLIVRTSSSKDEALERIKEFETTAIFKVLPIEKFVESKKEKIIEEAFRLAKEYIKEGDSFAVRCKRRGNWISSGKEIEIELGAKIKEELKAKVDLTNPDWYVWIEVLGKKTGLSVIKPEEIVKKRVEF encoded by the coding sequence ATGGCAACGTTGCTTGTAACCGTACCGGGTGGAAGAGAAGGAGATGCCGCCCTTGAACTGGAATGGGCACTTGGGGATGCAAGGGTAAGGAGAACAAAGTGGAGAGGAGTGCTGATAGTTCGGACTTCCTCAAGCAAAGATGAGGCACTCGAGAGAATCAAGGAATTTGAGACGACGGCTATATTCAAGGTACTTCCCATAGAAAAGTTCGTGGAGAGCAAAAAAGAGAAAATTATTGAGGAAGCTTTTCGGCTTGCAAAGGAGTATATCAAAGAGGGAGACAGCTTTGCAGTCAGATGCAAAAGAAGGGGCAACTGGATTTCATCCGGAAAGGAGATAGAGATAGAGCTCGGAGCAAAAATAAAAGAGGAGCTAAAGGCTAAAGTAGACCTCACAAATCCGGATTGGTATGTCTGGATTGAGGTTCTCGGAAAAAAGACTGGTCTAAGCGTAATCAAGCCAGAAGAAATCGTAAAAAAGAGGGTGGAGTTTTAA
- a CDS encoding acetyl ornithine aminotransferase family protein gives MVKGPQVKEIPGPKAREIIEKHHKYMATTTNDPNEYFLVIERTEGNYWIDVDGNRILDFSSGIGVLNVGLRNPKVVEALKEQLDKVIHAAGTDYYNPYQVALAEKLDSIAPGDFEKKTFLSNSGTEANEAALKIAKWSTQRKLFIAFIGAFHGRTHGTMSLTASKPVHRSRMFPTMPGVEHVPYPNPYRNPWHIDGYEEPDELVNRVIEYIEDYLFDHYVPPEEVAAFIAEPIQGEGGYVVPPKNFFKELKKVADKHGILIIDDEVQMGMGRTGKMFAIEHFGIAPDIISLAKALGGGVPIGATIFRKDLDFGIPGVHSNTYGGNALACVAALTVIDELEKGLIENAKKLEPLFKERLQEMYDKYEIIGDVRGLGLAWAIEFVKDRKTKEYASKERNQVIIEALKRGLATLGCGKSALRLIPPLTIDEEEAKIGLDILEEAIKAVVS, from the coding sequence ATGGTGAAGGGACCCCAGGTTAAGGAAATCCCCGGACCGAAGGCTAGGGAAATAATAGAGAAGCACCACAAGTATATGGCAACCACAACAAACGACCCAAATGAGTACTTCTTGGTTATAGAGAGAACGGAGGGCAACTACTGGATTGACGTCGATGGGAATAGAATTCTCGATTTCTCCTCTGGTATAGGTGTTCTCAACGTCGGTCTTAGAAATCCGAAAGTTGTTGAAGCTTTGAAAGAGCAGCTTGACAAAGTTATTCACGCAGCCGGGACCGATTATTACAACCCCTACCAGGTTGCCTTGGCGGAAAAGCTTGACAGCATAGCTCCCGGTGACTTTGAAAAGAAGACCTTCCTCTCAAACAGTGGTACAGAAGCTAATGAAGCAGCCCTGAAGATAGCAAAGTGGTCAACACAGAGAAAGCTCTTCATAGCCTTCATTGGGGCATTCCACGGCAGAACTCATGGAACGATGAGCTTAACCGCAAGCAAGCCCGTTCACAGGTCGAGGATGTTCCCAACAATGCCCGGTGTTGAACACGTTCCATATCCAAACCCCTACAGAAATCCGTGGCACATTGATGGTTATGAGGAACCGGATGAGCTCGTGAACAGAGTAATAGAATACATTGAAGATTACCTCTTTGATCACTACGTCCCACCGGAAGAAGTGGCAGCGTTCATAGCGGAGCCAATTCAGGGTGAGGGAGGCTATGTAGTACCACCTAAGAACTTCTTCAAGGAGCTCAAGAAAGTTGCAGACAAGCACGGTATACTAATCATAGACGATGAGGTTCAGATGGGAATGGGAAGAACGGGCAAGATGTTTGCAATCGAGCACTTTGGAATTGCTCCAGATATCATAAGCCTCGCAAAGGCCCTTGGTGGAGGAGTTCCAATTGGAGCAACGATCTTTAGAAAAGACCTGGACTTTGGCATCCCCGGTGTACACAGCAACACATATGGTGGAAATGCCTTGGCTTGTGTAGCAGCGTTGACGGTAATTGATGAGCTTGAGAAAGGATTAATTGAGAACGCCAAAAAGCTTGAGCCGCTGTTCAAAGAGAGACTTCAGGAGATGTATGATAAATACGAAATCATCGGTGATGTCAGAGGGCTTGGCCTTGCTTGGGCTATTGAATTCGTAAAGGACAGAAAGACAAAAGAGTACGCAAGCAAGGAAAGAAACCAAGTTATAATTGAGGCACTTAAGAGAGGCCTTGCAACCCTCGGCTGTGGAAAGAGCGCTCTAAGACTAATCCCACCGCTAACAATAGACGAAGAAGAGGCCAAGATTGGTTTGGACATTCTCGAAGAGGCCATCAAAGCTGTTGTTAGCTGA